Sequence from the Nocardia cyriacigeorgica GUH-2 genome:
TCGGCGATATAGGCGTAATCGTCGGCGCGCGCGGTCGAGGCTCGGTAGACCATGCCGAGGGTGCGGCCGGGAGCCGGGTCGGCGAAGCGCGCGGTGGCCAAGGTGCCGCGCGCGGTCTCGGCGGCCACCGCCATCTCCGGGATCAGCGTGATACCGAGTCCACCCGCGACGCACTGCACCACCGTCGCCAGCGACGCCGCGCGAGTATCGCCGACGGCGGCCGGGTGGGCGTCGGCCGAACGGCACAACTCCAGGGTCTGATCACGCAGGCAATGGCCCTCGTCGAGCAACAGCATCGGCAGCGCGTCCAGGCTGGCGGGCTCGATATCGGTGCGCCCGGCCAGCTCGTGCTCGCGGGGCACGACCAGCACGAACTCCTCGGTGTACAACGGGATCTCCACCAGGCCCGACGCCTCGGTGGGCAGCGCCAGCACCGCGACATCGAGGATCCCGGTGCGCAGACCGTCGAGCAGCCGGGCCGTCTGATCCTCGACCACCTGCGGCACCAGCGCGGGCAGTTTGCGCCGCAACGCCGGCAGCAGCGACGGCAGGATGTAGGGGGCAGCCGTCGGGATGATGCCCATGCGCAGCGTGCCACCGAGTCCATCACCGGTGGCCGAGGCCAGGAATCGGTCGGCCGCCTCCAGCGTCGCCATCGCCTGTGGCAGCAACCGCATTCCGGCCGCGGTCACCAGCACCCGCCGCGTGCTGCGCTCGATCAGCTGCAAGCCGAGGCCGTGTTCGAGCGCGGCCAGCGCCTGCGATAACGTGGGCTGGCTCACATTGAGCCGGGCCGCAGCCGTGCCGAAGTGCCGGTACTCCGCGATCGCGACGAACGCACGCAGCTGCGACAGGGTTGGCTGATAAGTCTGATCAGTCACGCCTATCAGTGTAGTGCGACTTATCACCTTTACCTTTCACCGGTTGTTGGGCAAGATCACAGATGAGCTTTTTCGCACCCGCCGGCTGGTCGATCGACCACGCCGGCTACCGACATGACAGAGGAGATGAGCATGGCCCTGCTGACCATCGGCGACCAGTTCCCGGCGTACAACCTCACCGCGGTGATCGGCGGTGACCTGTCGAAGGTCGACGCTCAGCAGCCAGACGACTACTTCACCCAGATCACCAGCGACGACCACGCCGGCAAGTGGCGGATCGTGTTCTTCTGGCCGAAGGACTTCACCTTCGTCTGCCCCACCGAGATCGCCGCGTTCGGCAAGCTCAACGACGAATTCGCCGACCGTGACGCCCAGGTGCTCGGTGTGTCGGTGGACAACGAGTTCGTGCACTTCCAGTGGCGCGCCCAGCACGAGGACCTGAAGACCCTGCCGTTCCCGATGCTGTCGGACATCAAGCGTGAACTGGCCACCGCCACCGGCGTTCTCAATGCCGACGGCGTCGCCGACCGCGCCACCTTCATCATCGACCCGAACAACGAGATCCAGTTCGTCTCGGTCACCGCCGGTTCCGTCGGCCGCAACGTCGACGAGGTGCTGCGCGTGCTCGACGCGCTGCAGTCCGACGAGCTGTGCGCCTGCAACTGGAAGAAGGGCGATCCCACCATCAACGCCGGCGAGCTGCTGGCCGCGAGCGTCTGAGATCGAGGTAGTCAGCCATGAGCATCGATAACCTGAAGAACTCGCTACCGGAGTACGCGAAGGACCTCAAGCTCAACCTGTCCTCCATCGCGCGCACCACCGTACTGAACGAGCAGCAGCTGTGGGGCACCCTGCTGGCCACCGCCGCCGCGACCCGCTCGGCCACCACCCTGCGCGAGATCGCCGAGGAGGCCGCCGACACCCTGTCCGCGGAGGCCTACAACGCCGCTCTCGGCGCCGCCTCCATCATGGGCATGAACAATGTGTTCTACCGCGGCAAGGCGTTCCTCGGCGGCAAGTACGACGATCTGCGGGCCGGTCTGCGCATGCAGATCATCGGCACCCCCGGCGTCGACAAGGCCGACTTCGAGCTGTGGTCGTTCGCGGTGTCGTCGATCAACGGCTGCCAGCACTGCCTGGAGGCGCACGAGCACACCCTGCGCGAAGAGGGTGTCTCGCGTGAGGTGATCTTCGAGGCGCTGCGCGCGGCCGCGATCGTGGCCGGTGTCGGCCAGGCCGTGCAGACCACCGAGGCGCTGGCCACGGCAGCGGTCTGACCAGCGTTTTCTGCCACGTCGATGGCCCCGGCCCCGTGCGGGTCGGGGCCATCGTCATCCCGTCGTGTTTGCCAGACATTTGCTGTGATGTGCGACATTCATCCCCTTACTGCGGCTCGCGCGCCGAGTACGCTCGGCTGACATGGGCACACAGGCGGAAGTGTTGCGGGTATTCACCGATACGGCGGGGCGATTCGGCAACCAGTTGGGTGTCGTGCGGGCTACCGAGGTCGCGGAGCCGCAGCGGCAGGCCGTCGCGGCCCGGCTGGGCTACAGCGAGACGGTGTTCGTGGAGGATCCGGTCGACGAGATCGCCCGGGTCCGCATCTACACCCCCGCGGTGGAATTGCCCTTCGCCGGGCATCCCTCGGTCGGCACCGGCTGGTGGCTGGCCGAACGCGGCCTGCCCGTGCACACCCTCGACGTGCCGGCCGGACCGGTGCCGGTGGAGCTGGCCGACGGCATGGTTTGGATCCGGGCCCGGGGTACCTGGGCCCCGGCGTTCACCTTCCATCAGCTCGAGCAGCCCGAGGAACTCGCCCTGCTCGATCCCGCCGACTACACCGACGGCTCGCACTATCTGTGGGCGTGGACCGACGAACACCGCGGTGCGGTCCGCTCCCGGATGTTCGCGCCCGCCATGGGAATCGCCGAGGACGAGGCCACCGGTGCCGCGGCGGTCGCGCTGACGGCACTGCTGCGGCGTGGCCTGAAGATCACCCAGGGCCAGGGGTCGCAGATCTTCACCGAATGGGATTCCGACGGCTGGGTGCGCCTGGGCGGGCGGGTCGTCGCCGATTCGTTCGTGGATCTCTAGGCCGGACGACTCGCCCGGCCGGTTCAGTTCGCCACGGCCGCGATCAGCATGTAGGCGGTGCCGAGGTCCATCACCAGATGCGGTAGCAGTGCGACCGGGCGCGCACCGGCGTGATCGAGCCAGCGCGGCGTCCGCCCGGTGACCACGCAGCCGAGCAGCACGGCCGCGTCCACCAGGAAGAGCACCGCCAACGCGATCACCGGCCCCGGTGCGGGCCCGCCGTCATGCCCGCTCCCCGCGTGACCGGACATGGCGTAGAGCATCACCGCGGCGGCGGCCACGTGGTAGCCGAGCGCACCCACGCGGGCCACGGGCAGTGCCCGGCCCTCGGCCTGCCATTCCACCACCCGGACCAGCAGCAGCATCGCGAACGCGACCGTCATCGCGATCAGGAGCCCGCGCATCGCGGGGCCGTGTGCATGCACCGGGAAGA
This genomic interval carries:
- a CDS encoding hydrogen peroxide-inducible genes activator; amino-acid sequence: MTDQTYQPTLSQLRAFVAIAEYRHFGTAAARLNVSQPTLSQALAALEHGLGLQLIERSTRRVLVTAAGMRLLPQAMATLEAADRFLASATGDGLGGTLRMGIIPTAAPYILPSLLPALRRKLPALVPQVVEDQTARLLDGLRTGILDVAVLALPTEASGLVEIPLYTEEFVLVVPREHELAGRTDIEPASLDALPMLLLDEGHCLRDQTLELCRSADAHPAAVGDTRAASLATVVQCVAGGLGITLIPEMAVAAETARGTLATARFADPAPGRTLGMVYRASTARADDYAYIAEIIRTQRPA
- a CDS encoding peroxiredoxin produces the protein MALLTIGDQFPAYNLTAVIGGDLSKVDAQQPDDYFTQITSDDHAGKWRIVFFWPKDFTFVCPTEIAAFGKLNDEFADRDAQVLGVSVDNEFVHFQWRAQHEDLKTLPFPMLSDIKRELATATGVLNADGVADRATFIIDPNNEIQFVSVTAGSVGRNVDEVLRVLDALQSDELCACNWKKGDPTINAGELLAASV
- a CDS encoding carboxymuconolactone decarboxylase family protein, giving the protein MSIDNLKNSLPEYAKDLKLNLSSIARTTVLNEQQLWGTLLATAAATRSATTLREIAEEAADTLSAEAYNAALGAASIMGMNNVFYRGKAFLGGKYDDLRAGLRMQIIGTPGVDKADFELWSFAVSSINGCQHCLEAHEHTLREEGVSREVIFEALRAAAIVAGVGQAVQTTEALATAAV
- a CDS encoding PhzF family phenazine biosynthesis protein; protein product: MGTQAEVLRVFTDTAGRFGNQLGVVRATEVAEPQRQAVAARLGYSETVFVEDPVDEIARVRIYTPAVELPFAGHPSVGTGWWLAERGLPVHTLDVPAGPVPVELADGMVWIRARGTWAPAFTFHQLEQPEELALLDPADYTDGSHYLWAWTDEHRGAVRSRMFAPAMGIAEDEATGAAAVALTALLRRGLKITQGQGSQIFTEWDSDGWVRLGGRVVADSFVDL
- a CDS encoding DUF5134 domain-containing protein — translated: MAEFVLEYAALRWMVVGAFVIAAAVVVARVTVPLPVPTGAVAPAAVPNPAHHRESDAAHLIMCMVMLAMLVFPVHAHGPAMRGLLIAMTVAFAMLLLVRVVEWQAEGRALPVARVGALGYHVAAAAVMLYAMSGHAGSGHDGGPAPGPVIALAVLFLVDAAVLLGCVVTGRTPRWLDHAGARPVALLPHLVMDLGTAYMLIAAVAN